The following proteins come from a genomic window of Miscanthus floridulus cultivar M001 chromosome 2, ASM1932011v1, whole genome shotgun sequence:
- the LOC136536766 gene encoding uncharacterized protein, which produces MNEHVEGLAEEIRIANEQVGQFQDAQMATNATLAEMQQAQAAHATSLATLTTRLDELVQQLADQRADFDYAGDTEIDDQDRHGGRHRNHRGERVRFQQGTKSVEEYYQELQTGMIRCGLVETNDAAMARFRGGLNREIQDILDYKHYDDITTLFAFACKAEREVQGRRARTHSNSFAGRTTLTHSTPTAPYTPSSTSRDKAAAPPPAPPSANKSASSSTSRTKDIQCHRCKGYGHMIRDCPNKRTLIIRDDGEYSSASDSDEPIYAMLAADVSGHAEEHVAATDADKYESLVVQRVLSTQVAQPEQNQRHTLFHTKGVVQERSIRIIIDGGSCNNLASSDLVEKLSLQTRPHPHPYHIQWLNQGGKLKVTRSVRVHFSMGSYSDYTDCDVVPMEACSLLLGRPWQYDIDCLHHGRTNHYSLLFKGKKIILHPMTPEQIVKDDIARATKALKQCQQQPATSKEIKLHAPVLLATRADFDELHVDNMPCYALDLPPGLPPIRGIEHQIDLIPGAQLPNRAPYRTNPDETKEIQRQVQALLDKGYIRESLSPCSIPVLLVPKKDGTWRFYRRFVRDFSSIAAPLHELTKKGVPFSWGAA; this is translated from the exons ATGAACGAGCATGTGGAGGGCTTGGCAGAGGAGATTAGGATCGCCAACGAGCAAGTGGGTCAATTTCAGGACGCTCAAATGGCCACAAATGCTACGCTCGCGGAGATGcagcaagcacaagctgcccacgccaccagccttgccacgctcactacacgccttgatgagttggtacaacaacttgctgatcaacgtgcggactttgattatgctggtgataCCGAGATCGACGACCAGGACCGCCATGGAGGGCGCCACCGCAACCACCGTGGTGAGCGCGTG cgttttcagcaaggaaccaaatctgtagaagagtaTTATCAGGAGTTGCAAACCGGCATGATTCGTTGTGGTTTAGTTGAGACTAATGATGCTGCGATGGCACGATTTCGTGGTGGTTTGAACCGTGAAATTCAGGATATTCTCGATTATAAGCACTACGATGATATTACTACTTTGTTTGCatttgcttgcaaagctgaacgtgaagtgcagggacgacgagcaAGGACCCATTCTAATTCTTTTGCAGGTCGCACTACTTTGACCCATTCAACCCCTACGGCGCCCTATACACCTAGCAGTACGTCACGTGACAAGGcagcagctccacctccagcgccCCCTTCAGCTAATAAGAGCGCCTCCTCTTCCACTAGCCGCACAAAGGACATTCAATGCCATCGTTGCAAAGGTTATGGGCATATGATACGGGACTGCCCCAACAAGCGTACGTTGATTATACGTGACGATGGTGAGTATTCTTCCGCTAGTGATTCCGATGAACCTATATATGCTATGCTTGCTGCTGACGTTTCAGGACATGCGGAAGAACACGTGGCTGCCACTGACGCCGACAAGTATGAGAGTCTTGTTGTGCAGCGAGTCCTCAGTACACAGGTTGCACAGCCTGAGCAGAACCAGCGCCACACTTTGTTCCACACCAAAGGCGTTGTGCAAGAACGATCCATTCGCATCATCATTGACGGCGGTAGTTGCAACAATTTGGCAAGTTCGGATCTGGTGGAGAAGTTGTCTCTCCAAACGCGTCCACATCCACACCCCTACCACATTCAATggctcaaccagggtggcaaactCAAGGTAACACGCTCGGTACGTGTTCACTTCTCCATGGGTTCTTATTCTGATTATACTGATTGCGATGTTGTTCCTATGGAGGCATGTTCGTTGTTGCTTGGTAGGCCGTGGCAATATGATATTGATTGTTTACATCATGGTCGCACAAATCATTATTCGTTACTGTTTAAGGGCAAGAAAATTATTCTTCATCCAATGACCCCTGAACAGATTGTGAAAGATGACATTGCTAGGGCTACTAAAGCATTAAAACAATGCCAACAACAACCAGCCACGTCTAAAGAAATTAAGCTACATGCTCCTGTTTTACTTGCTACGCgtgctgattttgatgaactacatgttgataatatgccttgctatgcgctt gacttaccaccaggtcttcctcccattcgtggcattgagcaccagatcgacctcaTTCCGGGCGCCCAGCTTCCAAACCGCGCCCCGTACCGTACCAATCctgatgagacaaaggagattcagcgccaagtccaagcactacttgataaaggctacattcgtgagtctcttagcccttgctctATTCCTGTGCTacttgtcccaaagaaagatggtacctggc GTTTCTACCGACGGTTTGTGCGTGACTTCAGCTCCATTGCCGCCCCGTTgcatgagctcaccaagaagggCGTTCCTTTCTCCTGGGGTGCGGCATAG